Genomic segment of bacterium:
GGAATACAACCCCCTAACCCCCTTTATTAAGGTGGAATACAACCCCCTAACCCCCTTTATTAAGGTGGAATACAACCCCCTAACCCCCTTTATTAAGGTGGAATACAACCCCCTACGCCCCCAATATTTAAGGGGGAATAAACTTGCGACCAGCGGATCTTTTGGTCTTTAGTCTTTGGTCTTCGGTCTTTGGTCTATTTTTCAGGAGAAATTATGTTAGCCAAAAGAATTATACCTTGCCTGGATGTAGATAAAGGTAGGGTAGTTAAAGGTGTAAATTTTGTTAATATTCGTGATGCAGGAGACCCAGTTGAAGCTGCCGATTTGTATAACCAGGAAGGGGCAGATGAATTAGTTTTCTTAGATATTACTGCATCCTACGAAGACCGCCAGATTATGATTGAGGTGGTAAAACGGACTGCAGAAGTAGCCTTTATGCCTGTAACTGTAGGTGGTGGGATAAGGAGTCTGGAAGATATTGAGAATTTGCTCAAAGCAGGTGCTGACAGGGTTTCTATCAATACTGCGGCGGTAAATAGACCTGCCTTTGTCAAAGAAGCGGCAGAACGATTTGGCAGCCAATGTATTGTTGTGGCTATTGATGCGAAAAAACATCGCACCCAAGCTGGATTTAGA
This window contains:
- the hisF gene encoding imidazole glycerol phosphate synthase subunit HisF yields the protein MLAKRIIPCLDVDKGRVVKGVNFVNIRDAGDPVEAADLYNQEGADELVFLDITASYEDRQIMIEVVKRTAEVAFMPVTVGGGIRSLEDIENLLKAGADRVSINTAAVNRPAFVKEAAERFGSQCIVVAIDAKKHRTQAGFRTEGLENLIVGYQAQEFWKVYINGGRTQTNIDALEWAKKVEQLGAGEILLTSMDCDGTKNGYDLELTKAISDLVKIPVIASGGAGKLEHFFEVLTLGGADAALAASLFHYRELSIPQVKEYLQSKGVVVRK